The nucleotide window TAATGCATCACGAACAAAAAGCGTGCCACAGCTGAGCACGTTTTTTGTTTTTATTTTACCTTTTGCGGCCTAAAGCTATTAATTTACCTCTTGCGGCCCTATTATTTTCCTAACTGACCATAATCTCTGAACGTTCCCATCGAAAAGTTAAGATCCCTGCTATCACTGTGTCTCCTTACCCAGTCCACGTTAGTCTAATATCAGCGAATTCTCCAAACCCATCCTATCTGACTACTTTTTACCTATCAAACCCCGTTTTCACACTTTTAAACTCAATCATTTTTACTTATTTCGATGCTCGAAATTTGTCTGAAAAATAGGCATCATACTCTATTAATTATTTTTTAAAGATTCAGTAATATTTATAGTGAATCTAGTTTTATAGGAGGAATGACGATATGACATTGAAAAAGAAGGTTCTTTCCGTTTCTTTATCAAGCATGATGGCACTTGGAGCCGTAACTGCGGTGGCATTGCCGGCAGGCGCTGTTGGAAATGGGCCGAGTACCGGTCATGGATCCATCCAAACATCGATTTTGCATACATATGAAAGTTTAGTAGATTACCTTAAGACGCAAGATGCCAAGCAGGAGGCAATGGAGCTAGAAGTGATTGGCCAGACTGTCAAAGGCCGTGATATTCACATGGCGAAGTATATTTCCAACCCGGATAATCCAACCATCCTGTTTCTAACTCAGCAGCACGGGAACGAACAGCTGACAACAGAGGGTGCACTTGATTTCATCAAACACTTAGGCACAGGTAAAACAAGTGGTGTTCTTAAAAATGTTAACATTCTTGTAATTCCAATGCTGAATGCGGACGGGGCGATGGGTGATGTCGACTTCTCGCTTGATGACTATTTAGCAGATGGCGATCGCCACCTGACTCGTTACAATGCGAACGAGGTTGACCTTAACCGTGAGCATGACAAAGATACTAGCGAGATGGAACCAGAGGCACGTGCGCTTCATGAGAATGTTTTTGCTAAATATGATATTGATTACATGATTGACCTTCATCATCAGGGCACGCTCAGTGAAACAGAGGGTGAACTCGTTTCGGGCTCGATTCTTTATCCTACGAATGAAAATGTGAAACCTGATGTGCTTGAAGGCTCCAAGAAGCTTGGGGCAGTTGTTTATAATGCCCTCGAGGATACTGGCTGGGGTCATATCGGCAAATACCGCGGCGGTACCGGTGAAAACATTGGCCGCAACGGAGCTGCCGTCCGCTATGACATCTCGACTCTGTTATTTGAAATGCGAGGCATGTCCGATCATTATATCGAATCTTACGCTTTGGGACAAAAAAGCAATGGCTATCTGATCAAACAGACTATAACCACATTGGATGCGACCGTCAGAGCGATTGCTGATGACTCGATCGAAACAATGGATACTAGCTTTTGGGATACGCTGCCTTATCAGACAAACAGGCAGAGCGAAGAAGCAGACGAATAATCTTTTTACAGTGTGATCCTCTTGAGGGATCACACTGTTTTATTTTTCATTGTAAATTTCGCCATAGAATGTCTACTGGATTTCGGACCTTTTTTACATAAGAATATAAATTGAAAAGATGTGGATTATGATTCTAAAACACCGCACAGAGTCAGATGAATTGAAAATCACGAATTTCCTGGAACCACGAATGAACTTCTCTGAAAAAGAAAAACAAAGACATTATAGCCTGAGGAAAGGCTACGAAGGCGAGGTCCGATATGATGCCTGGATGACGGGGCTCGAAATTGAAAATCTAACTTTAAATGATTTACTTTTCGAGATGGGCGGTCCCTTTACCAAATTGATTCTACTGTCATCATGCAGGATTCCATTTATTTCAAATGTAAAGCATTACGAAGGTGACTACTATTACGAAGTG belongs to Mesobacillus subterraneus and includes:
- a CDS encoding M14 family zinc carboxypeptidase, giving the protein MTLKKKVLSVSLSSMMALGAVTAVALPAGAVGNGPSTGHGSIQTSILHTYESLVDYLKTQDAKQEAMELEVIGQTVKGRDIHMAKYISNPDNPTILFLTQQHGNEQLTTEGALDFIKHLGTGKTSGVLKNVNILVIPMLNADGAMGDVDFSLDDYLADGDRHLTRYNANEVDLNREHDKDTSEMEPEARALHENVFAKYDIDYMIDLHHQGTLSETEGELVSGSILYPTNENVKPDVLEGSKKLGAVVYNALEDTGWGHIGKYRGGTGENIGRNGAAVRYDISTLLFEMRGMSDHYIESYALGQKSNGYLIKQTITTLDATVRAIADDSIETMDTSFWDTLPYQTNRQSEEADE